GGCGCGCAGGCCTCGGTAGGTCGGATGGCGCAGCGTCCCCTCGCGCGTCATCTCGACATAACGCACCTCGCACACCAGCTCGGGGAGGCACCAGTGCGCCGGCGCGTTCACGCGTGGCTCGGTCGCGAACGGCAGCGTGGGTGACTCGCGTTCTTTGAGCGTCGCGAGAAGCTCCTTGAGCGTGCGCTCGTCGAAACCGGAGCCGACGTGGCCGACGGGGATCAGCTTGCCGTCGCGATAGATGCCGAGGAGCAGCGCTCCGAGCGCCTTCGATCGTCCGCCCTCGCCCTCGGTCCAGCCACCGACGACGCACTCCATCGTGCGGAACGCTTTGATCTTCACCCAGGCCGCGGAGCGTCCGCGCGCGTACGGCGAGTCGAGGCGCTTCGCGATGATCCCCTCGATCGCCTGCTCCTTCGCCGCTTCGAAGAGCGCCGTGCCGGTGCCGATGAACTGCTCCGAGCGGCGTATCGCGCCCATCGGTGTGAGGACCTCGTCGAGCAGACGCTGCCGCTCGCGGAGCGGCTTCCTCCCAAGGTCTTCGCCATCGAGCCACAGCAGATCGAAGACCTCGTAGATCACGGGCGTCGATCGGCGGAGCTTGCGCACCGCCGATTCGTCGCGCACGTGCATCCGTGGCTGCAGTCGCTGGAACGACGGCGCGCCGCGCTCGTCGAGCGCGACGATCTCGCCATCGAAGATCGCCTGGTACCCGCCGGTGTTCGCCTCGGCGATCTGATGCGCCTCGGGATACTGCGACGTGCAGTCCAGCAGGTTGCGGGTCTGCAGCCGCACGACGCCCCCGTCGACGAATGCGATCGTGCGTACGCCGTCCCACTTCGGCTCGAATGCGAAGTCGGGTGAGTCGAAAGGCTCTTCGGCGGTGATCGCGAGCATCGGCTCGATGCGCGAGTCGAGCGGATGGTCCTTCACCACCGGACCGTGCTTGATCATCAGCCAGTCGCGCCCCTCGTTCTGCTTCGTCTTCACCAGGACCCACTCGCCCTCGAGGCGCTTGCCGTGGAACGCGACCTTGTATTCGTCCTCGCTGTCCTTCAGGAGGTCGTACGTGCCCTGATCCCAGATCGTCATCGAGCCCGCGCCGTAGCCATCGGGGATGACGCCGGAGAACTCGAGGTACTCGATGGGGTGATCTTCGGTGTGAACGGCGAGCCGCCTCTTGCCACCCTCGAGCGGCGGGCCCTGCGGCACCGCCCACGATGCGAGGATGCCGCGCATCTCGAGGCGGACATCCCAGTGCAGACGCGTCGCGTGGTGCCGGTGCACGACGTAGCGGCGGGTAGGCTCGGCCTTCGGGCGCTGGCCTTTCGGCTCAGGCGTCCGCTTGAAGTCGCGTTTGCGCTGGTATTCCTCGAGGCTCACCCTTAACTCTCCAGCCAATTCTCGGGGAGGTGCCATGGTGCCGTCCGCGTTCGCCTCGCTCGTCGATTCGTTCCTGAAAGAGGAGTACGAGGACTCCCCGACCCTGGCCTCCAGCCTCGGCCTCACCGAATACGACGAGCGCCTCGACGACACCAGCGCAGCTGCGTACGAGCGGCGCCGCGCGTCGGACCTCCAGTGGCTGGCGAAGTTCCGCGCCGCCGCGGATGACGGACTTGCGCCCGCGGAGCGCATCGACCGGGATCTCCTCGTGTCGGTCCTGCGCGGCCGCGAGCTGTACCACCCGCTCGAGATGTGGAAGCGACAGCCGAACTACTACCTCAATCCGGGACTCAACGGCGTGTTCTCGCTCTTCCTCCACCGGCTGCGTCCCGAGCGCGAGCTGGCCGACGCGGCGGCGAAGCGGCTCGAGGGCGTGCCGACGAATATCCGCGACGGGGTCGCGAATCTCGACCTCTCCAAAACACCGCGCGTGTACGCCGAGCGGGCGCTGGGGCAGGCGAAGGCCGCGGCGCGATACGCGCGCGAGCTCGTGCCGGCCGAGGTGAAGGACGCATCGGCGAAGCAGCGCCTCAGCGAGGCGGGCGCGAAGGCAGCCAAAGCCTTCGACGAGTTCGCGGCCTACCTCGAATCGAACAAGGACCGAGCGAAAGGTGATTGGGCGATCGGCGAGGAGCTCTACAGCGCCCTCCTGCGCGAGAAGGAGCTCCTGCCATTCGGAGCGGCCGAGCTCCGCGAAAAGGGTCGCGAGCAGCACGCGCTCCTCTCGACCGAAGCGAACCGCATCGCGACCGAGATCGACGGCTCCGGCGACTGGGCGAAGACATGCGATCGCCTCAACAAGATCCACGCGCCGACACCAGAAGCGATGCGCGACGAGTACGACGAGTGGACGCAGCGCGCGCGGTCGTTCCTGCGCGACACACAGCTCGTGACGCTCCCGCCTGGTGAGGAATGCAGCGTCGAGCCCTCACCGCCGTTCCAGCGCCCGGTCCTCGCGGTCGCGTCGTACCAGCGTCCGCCGGCGTTCCGGGACACGCTGCACGGGCACTTCTTCGTTCCGTATCCGCCGGACGGCACGCCGCCCGAGGAAGTGCAGAAGCGACTCGAAGGGAACTGCAGTGCCGGGATCCCGACGACGGCGGTGCACGAGGCGTACCCCGGCCACCACTGGCATCTCGTGATGGCGAAGTCGAACCCGTCGCACGCGCGACGCATCTTCGGAACGGCGTACTTCAGCGAAGGCTGGGCCCTCTACGCGGAGCGCGTCATGCGCGAGCAGGGCTTCTTCGCCGATCCGAAGCACCTCCTCTACCAGTACGAGGCGACGATCTTCCGCGCCGCGCGCATCGTCGTCGACACGAGCCTGCACATGGGCGAGATGACCTTCGACGACGCGGTGAAGTTCATGGTCGAGAAGGGCAATCTCACCGAGCCGAACGCGCGCGCCGAGGTCGGCCGCTACTGCAGCTGGCCGACGCAGGCCTCGAGCTATCTCACTGGAATGCTCGAGATCATCGACATCCGCACCCGCTGGCTCGCGCGACACGGCACGTCAGATCGTCCGGCGCTGCGCGCGTTCCACGACGCGATCACGACGGCCGGGATGCTGCCTACGACCCTCGCGGAGAAGGCGATCACCGTGTGAGCCATGGGCCTGGGCGGTAACGCCTTCGCGAGGGCAGCCATCCGAACGCTGGCTACCCGCGCTGCTAGACCATTCCGTCGATGAGGACGCTCGACCCGCTCATCGCCGTGCTGGCGATCCTGGTCGGCATCGCGCTCATCGTCCTCGCGAGGTGGGCGTCGCGGCAGCGCGGTTCGCGGGCCGACGCCTGGATCGCACTGCGCACTGGCGACGTGCTCTTCACGGAGATGCTCGGTGCGTTCCTGGTCGGGTACGCGATCGCGGATCTCTTCGCGTCCGACGACGAACCGGGTGCGCCTCGTCGCATCGGCTTCGGCCGCTTCGGTGGCCGGTTCGGTGGGGCCGGCTCAGCGCTGCCGCTGCCGTTCATGGTCGGAATTGCCGCGGCTGCGGTCGCCGCGCTCACGCGCATCGACTTCAGCGCGTTCTTCCTCCGCAGCCGGCCCGCCGCCCAGGAATCCGAGTACGTCGGCATCAGAGCCCGCGTCATCGCGCACATCCCGGCCGGTGGCGTCGGCGAGATCGCGATGCCCGATGCCCGAGGGAATGTGACGTCCGTGATCGCCACGGCCGACGTGGACCTCAGCGTCGGGACCGCGGTCAGCGTGATCGGCATCCGCGGCCGTCAGCTCGTTGTCAGCGCGGACGCCTCTTGACACGGTAGGCTACGCTTCGCGCGGCAGGCCGCGCGCAAAAGAGACAACAAACGGGGGGTCGCCGATGCCTCGTTCCATCTGGCGAGGGGTCATGAGCTTCGGGATGGTCGCCATCCCGGTGCGCCTCTACCTCGCGACCGAGAGCACGAGCAAGGTGTCATTCAATCTTCTCTGCCCCGAGCACAAAGCCCGCATCAAGAACAAGCGCTGGTGCCCGGAAGGCGATCACGAGGTCGCCTGGGGCGACGTCGTCAAGGGGTACGAGTACGAAAAGGGCAGCTTCGTCGAGCTCACCGACGAGGATCTCGAAAAGCTCCCGCTGCACAGCAGCAAGGCGATCGACATCGCCGGCTTCATCGAGGACAAGGAGCTGCCGGGCGAGCTCTACTACCAGTCCGCGTACTACCTCGAGCCGGAAAAGTCGGCGGCCAAGCCATATGCGCTCCTCAAGCAGACGCTCGAGAAGACAGGTCGCGTCGCCATCGCGAAGTTCGCCCTGCGCGACCGCGAACGACTCGTGT
The Candidatus Limnocylindria bacterium genome window above contains:
- the ligD gene encoding non-homologous end-joining DNA ligase, which codes for MSLEEYQRKRDFKRTPEPKGQRPKAEPTRRYVVHRHHATRLHWDVRLEMRGILASWAVPQGPPLEGGKRRLAVHTEDHPIEYLEFSGVIPDGYGAGSMTIWDQGTYDLLKDSEDEYKVAFHGKRLEGEWVLVKTKQNEGRDWLMIKHGPVVKDHPLDSRIEPMLAITAEEPFDSPDFAFEPKWDGVRTIAFVDGGVVRLQTRNLLDCTSQYPEAHQIAEANTGGYQAIFDGEIVALDERGAPSFQRLQPRMHVRDESAVRKLRRSTPVIYEVFDLLWLDGEDLGRKPLRERQRLLDEVLTPMGAIRRSEQFIGTGTALFEAAKEQAIEGIIAKRLDSPYARGRSAAWVKIKAFRTMECVVGGWTEGEGGRSKALGALLLGIYRDGKLIPVGHVGSGFDERTLKELLATLKERESPTLPFATEPRVNAPAHWCLPELVCEVRYVEMTREGTLRHPTYRGLRADVSPEECTGEERRESTKNALREAARASHSGNGAAASEPKMRVPSILHIDGHDLRLTNLEKVLFPEDGYTKADLIRYYTEVSPYLLPAIKDRPLTMK
- a CDS encoding Ku protein, which translates into the protein MPRSIWRGVMSFGMVAIPVRLYLATESTSKVSFNLLCPEHKARIKNKRWCPEGDHEVAWGDVVKGYEYEKGSFVELTDEDLEKLPLHSSKAIDIAGFIEDKELPGELYYQSAYYLEPEKSAAKPYALLKQTLEKTGRVAIAKFALRDRERLVSVRAHNGAMVLNTLHWPDEIRSTEELELPEDVKVSPAEAKMAENLVGMMAMDFEPEEFKDEYKKALMEVVEAKIEKRQVIEAPEPEAETTVVDLMSALKASVEKAKKGEVSRGRESRGGHESLAGKKTTAREKSARKKAS
- a CDS encoding DUF885 domain-containing protein; translation: MVPSAFASLVDSFLKEEYEDSPTLASSLGLTEYDERLDDTSAAAYERRRASDLQWLAKFRAAADDGLAPAERIDRDLLVSVLRGRELYHPLEMWKRQPNYYLNPGLNGVFSLFLHRLRPERELADAAAKRLEGVPTNIRDGVANLDLSKTPRVYAERALGQAKAAARYARELVPAEVKDASAKQRLSEAGAKAAKAFDEFAAYLESNKDRAKGDWAIGEELYSALLREKELLPFGAAELREKGREQHALLSTEANRIATEIDGSGDWAKTCDRLNKIHAPTPEAMRDEYDEWTQRARSFLRDTQLVTLPPGEECSVEPSPPFQRPVLAVASYQRPPAFRDTLHGHFFVPYPPDGTPPEEVQKRLEGNCSAGIPTTAVHEAYPGHHWHLVMAKSNPSHARRIFGTAYFSEGWALYAERVMREQGFFADPKHLLYQYEATIFRAARIVVDTSLHMGEMTFDDAVKFMVEKGNLTEPNARAEVGRYCSWPTQASSYLTGMLEIIDIRTRWLARHGTSDRPALRAFHDAITTAGMLPTTLAEKAITV